Genomic DNA from Streptomyces sp. NBC_01571:
GTGCGGCGTGGCAGGGTGGACGCATGAACCACGCACAGCTGACCGCCCTCGGCCGGGCCCTGCGCGTCCTCGGCGAGCACGGCGACGCGCTGAACGCCGACACCCCCGACGCGAAGCTGCACGAGGTCAAGGCCGATCTCAAGCGGGCCCTGGACCTGCTGGAGGAGACGGTCACCACGGCGGTGCCCACGACCCGCTGCGCCGAGCACCCGAACGGCCCGGTGGACGAGGGCGCCGCCGACCTCTGTCTGCTCTGTGAGACGCGCCGTCGCGCCGCCCGCCGCACCGAGGTCAACGACGCCTACGGGCACGCCCGCACCCCCGGCCCCGACGAGTCCCCCGAGCGCACGATGTCCCGGTACGGCGTACGCGCCGATCGCCCCCAGCCCCAGCAGCGCTGGCTCCCGGAGGTGTGGACGGGGCAGGCCTGGGCGCTGTGCGGCACCCCGCGCCGCGACCGCCAGGAGGCCGAGCGCTATCTCGCCGCGGAGCGCCGCACCCCCCGGCCGGGGATGGCCTACCGCCTGGTCCACGAGTTCACGGACTACGAGGTGCTGCGCATCTGGGGCACCCCGGTCAAGGTCGACATCGAACCCATGGGGAACCTGTAGCGGCCCGTCGACCACCTGTCGCCGCCCCCCTTCGCGACGTAGTGCGCGGCCCGCGGCGGCCTGAAGCCGGCTGGTCAGCGGGGTCCGCGCCCGGCCAGGGGAATGGGGTCAGCTGAGCGTCCGCAGCGCCGCCGGGTCGTACGCCTTCAGCTCGTCGAAGCGGCCGGCAAGCACCTTCTCCGCCCACTCGGGGTCCTGGAGCAGCGCGCGGCCGACGGCGACGAGATCGAACTCGTCGCGCTCCAGACGGTCGAGGAGGTCGTCGATGCCCCGCACGGAGGAGCCCTCGCCCTGGAAGGCCTTCAGGAACTCGCCGTCCAGGCCGACCGAGCCGACGCTGATGACCGGCTTGCCCGTCAGCTTCTTCGACCAGCCCGCCAGGTTGAGGTCGGAGCCGTCGAACTCGGGCAGCCAGTAGCGGCGGGTGGAGGCGTGGAAGACGTCCACGCCGGCCTCGGCCAACGGGGTCAGGATCGCCTCCAGCTCCTCCGGGGTCTCGGCGAGCCGGGCGTCGTACGCCTGCTGCTTCCACTGCGAGTAGCGGAAGATGACCGGGAACTCCGGCGAGACCGCGGCGCGGACCGCGGCCGCGATCTCCGCCGAGAACCGGGCCCGGGCCACGGGGTCGCCGCCGTACGCGTCGGTGCGGCGGTTGGTGCCCGACCACAGGAACTGGTCGAGCAGGTAGCCGTGGGCACCGTGCAGCTCGACGCCGTCGAAGCCGATGCGCTCGGCGTCGGCGGCCGCCTTCGCGAACGCCTCGATGACGTCGTCCAGGTCCTGCTGGGTCATGGCCTTGCCGGTGACCTCGGCGCCCTCGTTGGTCAGACCGGACGGGCCGACCGGCGGGGCGTCGGCGAACGGCGGCTGGCCCGCCTCACGCACCATGCCGATGTGCCACAGCTGGGGCACGATCGTGCCGCCCGCCGCGTGCACCGCGTCCGCGACCTTCGTCCAGCCCGCGAGCTGCTCCTCGCCGTGGAAGCGCGGGACGCGGTCGCTCTGCCCGGCCGACTCGTGGCCGACGTAGGTGCCCTCGGTGACGATGAGGCCGACCCCCGCGGCGGCACGGCGCGCGTAGTACCCGACGACGTCCTCGCCCGGAACACCGCCCGGCGAGAACTGCCGGGTCATCGGCGCCATCACGATCCGGTTCGGGACGGTCAGGCCGTTC
This window encodes:
- a CDS encoding NADH:flavin oxidoreductase: MTDRPLRGVPYVTANAASRAAEILSRPVALNGLTVPNRIVMAPMTRQFSPGGVPGEDVVGYYARRAAAGVGLIVTEGTYVGHESAGQSDRVPRFHGEEQLAGWTKVADAVHAAGGTIVPQLWHIGMVREAGQPPFADAPPVGPSGLTNEGAEVTGKAMTQQDLDDVIEAFAKAAADAERIGFDGVELHGAHGYLLDQFLWSGTNRRTDAYGGDPVARARFSAEIAAAVRAAVSPEFPVIFRYSQWKQQAYDARLAETPEELEAILTPLAEAGVDVFHASTRRYWLPEFDGSDLNLAGWSKKLTGKPVISVGSVGLDGEFLKAFQGEGSSVRGIDDLLDRLERDEFDLVAVGRALLQDPEWAEKVLAGRFDELKAYDPAALRTLS